From Bacteroidota bacterium, the proteins below share one genomic window:
- a CDS encoding haloacid dehalogenase-like hydrolase: protein MNRINVIDLDGTLLPYDSVSRWIRHFKRLEGWFSPLRRWSLLYRFGWMDRSTFIQKCVDHLRQRDDYTDFNREFAGKLVQDISKTTLQQIEQHTDALTVNILCSASPDDYVSLVAGHLKWECRASGYRADGRWQLLYGTEKLKRIREDFSPDTYRYHFAIADDASDLELLGAFEHSVLIRKGDPR, encoded by the coding sequence ATGAACCGCATCAACGTCATTGACCTCGACGGCACCCTGCTGCCATACGATTCGGTGAGTCGTTGGATCCGGCACTTCAAACGACTGGAAGGCTGGTTCTCTCCCCTGCGCCGCTGGAGCCTGCTTTACCGTTTCGGCTGGATGGATCGATCCACTTTCATTCAAAAATGCGTTGATCACCTACGGCAACGCGACGACTATACCGACTTCAATCGGGAGTTTGCCGGGAAACTCGTTCAAGACATTTCCAAAACAACGCTTCAACAGATTGAACAACATACGGACGCGCTAACCGTGAACATTCTCTGCTCGGCATCGCCGGATGATTATGTCAGCCTGGTCGCCGGTCATTTGAAATGGGAATGCCGCGCTTCCGGGTACCGGGCCGATGGTCGCTGGCAATTGTTGTATGGTACGGAAAAGCTCAAACGGATACGGGAAGACTTTTCACCGGATACGTATCGTTATCATTTTGCGATAGCGGATGACGCGAGCGACCTCGAACTACTGGGCGCATTCGAGCATTCCGTATTGATCCGAAAAGGCGATCCGCGCTGA
- a CDS encoding pseudouridine-5'-phosphate glycosidase has translation MTPRIHLHPEVAQQLQQGGPVVALESTIIAHGMPYPQNVQTAREVEAIVRENGAVPATIAILDGKIQVGLDQRQLESLGNTPGVWKVSLRDLPFVVSEKLNGATTVAATMHIAHLAGIRVFVTGGIGGVHRGAETSMDISADLTEMGRTSVAVVAAGVKSILDIGLTLEYLETLGVPVVTFGSEEFPSFYSRGSGFQSPLRLDSPDAIARFLRAKWDLELNGSALIANPIPSEQEFPFAEMEQHIRAALDAAERQSIRGKSTTPFLLKYIADATGGDSLASNIALVKNNAALGARIATAFSSL, from the coding sequence ATGACGCCACGTATTCACCTGCATCCGGAAGTCGCGCAGCAACTCCAACAGGGCGGCCCGGTGGTCGCGCTCGAATCCACGATCATCGCGCACGGGATGCCGTATCCGCAGAACGTACAAACCGCCCGCGAGGTGGAGGCGATCGTTCGTGAGAACGGCGCGGTACCCGCCACCATCGCGATCCTTGACGGCAAGATACAGGTCGGCCTTGATCAACGTCAGTTGGAATCACTCGGCAACACGCCGGGTGTTTGGAAAGTGAGTCTGCGCGACCTGCCCTTCGTGGTATCGGAAAAGTTGAATGGCGCGACCACCGTTGCCGCGACCATGCACATCGCTCACCTGGCGGGCATTCGCGTTTTCGTGACCGGCGGGATCGGCGGTGTTCACCGTGGTGCGGAAACGAGCATGGACATCAGCGCTGACCTAACTGAAATGGGCCGAACCAGTGTTGCGGTGGTAGCTGCCGGGGTGAAGTCGATCCTCGACATCGGACTTACACTCGAATACCTCGAGACACTCGGAGTCCCGGTGGTCACATTCGGAAGTGAAGAGTTTCCGAGCTTTTACTCCCGCGGAAGCGGCTTCCAGTCACCGCTTCGGCTGGATTCACCGGACGCCATCGCGCGTTTCCTGCGTGCGAAATGGGACCTCGAATTGAACGGCTCGGCCCTGATCGCGAACCCGATTCCGTCTGAACAGGAGTTTCCCTTTGCGGAAATGGAACAGCACATTCGCGCCGCGCTCGATGCGGCCGAACGGCAGAGCATTCGCGGTAAATCGACCACGCCCTTCCTGCTCAAGTACATTGCCGATGCCACCGGAGGCGACAGCCTCGCTTCCAACATCGCATTGGTGAAGAATAATGCGGCATTGGGTGCCCGTATCGCCACGGCATTTTCATCTTTGTGA
- a CDS encoding T9SS type A sorting domain-containing protein, translating to MKKFLSLAFILGCCLLHTGNLSAQQPYWGTIFVDSNIVRTNDPTLHVSTTYTGQGNRTVYDRRAANWVTINAYLYDVVWSDGLTAEAIVNPEFGSSAAGFVEADKYGRVLGQLPTALRQDCNELWIHKGMEAFGGGNNSVLIHTDYSTVYEADGILEETLIHELSHTSLDAAHAASSGWIAAQNADGNFISGYAAQNPTREDVAESFLMWLAVRQCNLRVTQQTVDTVNFYIPNRLAYFDNQNFDTNPICVSITGIDEMNAGAVSLFPNPFQRQLHLKRPGGFDRATITLFDNCGKAVMLATNMSGNEVVLSRSDLPAGFYVVQVRVGDEAVVSHKVLIID from the coding sequence ATGAAAAAATTTCTATCACTCGCCTTTATCCTGGGATGCTGTTTGTTGCATACCGGAAATTTGTCGGCCCAGCAGCCCTATTGGGGAACCATTTTCGTTGACTCCAACATCGTGAGAACCAACGACCCGACGCTGCATGTGAGCACTACGTATACCGGCCAGGGAAACCGTACCGTCTATGACCGCCGGGCTGCCAATTGGGTCACCATCAATGCGTACCTCTACGATGTAGTCTGGAGCGACGGCCTGACGGCTGAAGCGATCGTCAATCCGGAATTTGGCAGCAGTGCCGCCGGCTTTGTGGAAGCTGACAAATACGGAAGAGTACTCGGGCAGCTGCCGACCGCGCTGCGACAGGATTGTAACGAATTGTGGATACACAAGGGCATGGAAGCGTTTGGAGGCGGGAACAACTCCGTCCTGATTCACACGGATTACTCAACCGTATATGAAGCGGATGGGATTCTTGAAGAGACCCTCATTCACGAATTATCCCATACTTCCCTGGATGCCGCGCACGCGGCATCTTCCGGCTGGATCGCAGCGCAGAATGCCGATGGGAATTTCATCTCCGGTTATGCCGCGCAGAATCCAACGCGCGAAGATGTGGCGGAGTCATTTCTGATGTGGCTGGCGGTTCGTCAATGTAATCTTCGCGTGACCCAGCAGACCGTTGACACGGTGAATTTTTATATCCCGAACCGATTGGCCTACTTCGACAATCAGAATTTCGATACGAACCCGATCTGTGTGAGCATCACCGGTATCGATGAAATGAACGCCGGGGCTGTCAGCCTCTTTCCGAATCCTTTCCAACGTCAACTCCACTTGAAACGCCCGGGAGGATTTGACCGGGCGACGATTACACTTTTCGATAACTGCGGAAAAGCGGTGATGCTGGCCACCAACATGAGTGGGAACGAAGTGGTGCTGAGCCGCAGCGACCTTCCTGCCGGATTCTATGTCGTGCAGGTCCGGGTAGGTGATGAAGCCGTTGTGTCACATAAAGTGCTCATCATCGACTAA
- the ade gene encoding adenine deaminase, with product MTHTLHGTLIDILNQRFVPVTLTVGQGRILEVTEEKEARAGTPYFLPGFIDAHVHVESSMLVPSEFARLAVVHGTVATISDPHEIANVCGAAGVEYMIDNGKTVPFKFHFGAPSCVPASVFETAGAALDAAAVTALLERPEIVYLSEMMNYPGVLHGDPEVLAKIAAAKRLGKPVDGHAPGLRGEDARRYIAAGISTDHECFTYAEAKEKIGYGMNIQIREGSAARNFEALIRLVDEHPERMMFCSDDKHPDGLVLNHIDELVRRGLRDGIPLFKLLRAACINPVLHYKMNVGLLRPGDPADFIVVDSPETLHVLETWINGQLVARNGHSLIQHVPAGTLNQFSCSPKKPEQFRIKTSTPLQTLAIEALDGQLITNKLSVTIPARNGFAVADLDNDLLPITVVNRYREAPPALGWIRNFGIKHGAIASSVAHDSHNIVAVGVDAHSIAAAVNAVIEVQGGVSVFDGRQSHVLPLPVAGLMSNQDGYKVAEAYAELDKKAKELGSQLRAPFMTLSFMALLVIPHLKLSDLGLFDGDRFSLAGDQRADGN from the coding sequence ATGACGCATACGCTCCACGGCACCCTCATCGATATTCTGAATCAACGTTTCGTGCCCGTCACCCTGACGGTCGGACAAGGCCGCATTTTAGAGGTTACCGAAGAAAAGGAAGCACGTGCCGGTACGCCTTACTTCCTACCCGGCTTCATCGACGCGCATGTACACGTCGAAAGCTCCATGCTCGTACCGTCTGAATTCGCCCGCCTGGCGGTGGTGCACGGTACGGTCGCTACCATCAGCGACCCGCACGAGATCGCCAACGTATGCGGCGCGGCCGGCGTGGAGTACATGATCGACAACGGCAAGACGGTACCGTTCAAGTTTCACTTCGGCGCACCGAGTTGTGTTCCGGCTTCCGTCTTTGAGACGGCCGGCGCTGCACTCGACGCCGCTGCCGTCACTGCGCTGCTCGAACGTCCCGAGATCGTCTACCTCAGCGAAATGATGAATTATCCCGGCGTGCTGCACGGCGACCCTGAAGTCCTCGCGAAGATCGCGGCGGCGAAGCGGCTCGGAAAGCCGGTCGACGGTCACGCGCCCGGACTCCGTGGTGAGGATGCCCGGCGCTACATCGCTGCGGGAATCAGCACCGACCACGAATGTTTCACCTATGCCGAAGCGAAGGAAAAGATCGGGTATGGGATGAACATCCAGATCCGCGAAGGCAGCGCGGCGCGCAACTTCGAAGCGCTGATCCGGCTCGTCGACGAGCATCCGGAACGCATGATGTTCTGCAGCGACGACAAACACCCCGACGGACTCGTGTTGAACCACATCGACGAGTTGGTACGACGCGGACTGCGCGACGGCATTCCGCTCTTCAAGCTGTTGCGGGCGGCTTGTATCAACCCTGTGCTGCACTATAAGATGAACGTCGGGTTGCTACGCCCGGGCGATCCCGCGGATTTTATCGTCGTTGATTCACCCGAAACACTGCATGTGCTCGAAACCTGGATCAACGGACAACTCGTCGCCCGGAACGGCCACAGCCTGATCCAGCATGTTCCGGCAGGTACGCTCAATCAGTTCTCGTGTTCACCGAAAAAACCGGAACAGTTTCGGATCAAGACTTCCACTCCTTTACAGACACTGGCGATCGAAGCGCTCGACGGACAACTCATCACGAACAAACTGTCCGTGACAATCCCGGCTCGTAACGGATTCGCCGTTGCCGACCTCGACAACGACCTGCTCCCGATCACCGTTGTCAATCGTTACCGGGAAGCGCCGCCGGCTCTGGGCTGGATCCGAAATTTTGGTATCAAGCACGGCGCAATCGCCTCCTCGGTCGCGCACGACAGCCACAACATCGTCGCCGTCGGCGTTGACGCCCATAGTATCGCAGCCGCTGTCAATGCCGTGATCGAAGTACAAGGCGGGGTAAGTGTATTCGACGGCCGGCAAAGTCACGTCCTCCCGTTGCCCGTAGCCGGACTCATGAGTAACCAGGACGGCTACAAAGTCGCCGAAGCCTACGCGGAGCTGGACAAGAAAGCCAAGGAGCTCGGCTCACAACTCCGCGCGCCCTTCATGACGCTTTCGTTCATGGCGCTGCTGGTGATACCGCATTTGAAGCTGAGTGACCTGGGATTGTTCGACGGGGACCGGTTTTCGCTGGCAGGCGACCAGCGCGCGGACGGAAATTGA
- a CDS encoding DUF1801 domain-containing protein, with amino-acid sequence MDKTITAYAKPLNKAEREICQLLATEIERHLPEAEGKIWHRHPVWFLDGNPVVGYSKLKDCIRLLFWSGQSFDEPGLAPEGSFKAAEARYTELKQVKKKDLKRWLGKAREIQWDYKNLVKRRGRLVRLGEGSEQ; translated from the coding sequence ATGGACAAGACGATCACCGCCTACGCCAAACCCTTGAACAAAGCGGAGCGCGAAATCTGCCAGCTACTGGCCACCGAGATCGAACGTCACCTTCCTGAAGCCGAAGGAAAGATCTGGCACCGGCACCCCGTCTGGTTCCTGGACGGTAATCCGGTTGTGGGTTATAGTAAATTGAAAGACTGCATACGGCTTTTATTTTGGAGCGGACAGTCGTTCGACGAACCCGGCCTCGCACCGGAAGGGAGTTTCAAAGCGGCGGAGGCCCGTTATACTGAGCTTAAACAGGTGAAGAAAAAGGACCTGAAGCGCTGGCTGGGTAAGGCAAGGGAGATTCAATGGGATTATAAGAATCTTGTGAAGCGGAGGGGGAGGTTGGTGCGCTTGGGAGAAGGCAGTGAACAGTGA
- the xseA gene encoding exodeoxyribonuclease VII large subunit, translated as MSGPNNYLRLSDLTREIRDVVQQHFTGRTYWIVAEISGHKYYPNTGRHYLSFVEKIGEGGAETAKIKAKAWSQGSDRIRAFEQSTGQSFTDGIQVLVQVSVEYHLVHDLSLTILDVDPTFTLGVLERQRRETLDRLVRDNPGYVEKVGEEYVTYNKRLALRPVVQRIALVASPKSAGYEDFLHTLHENEAGYRFAIDYYYTSVQGAEAEDELVRALIDVYQSKKAYDAVVIIRGGGAKTDFLVFDTYRVSQAVARFPVPVITGIGHHQDVSITDRMAHTQTKTPTQAAEFILARNRSFEQSVLELQGQLVIRAQQLLADHREALIETQSGIPARTREYLSTCKDLLSDQREQITGLVRERLLGEERELNALASGLTTTPRLRIAAELQSVMFLKDTLPSMLRRRIQDEAERLEHFASLTRLVSPANILKRGYALLEQEGRVLSSVRQLDPDRPLLVRTAEADITTRIETIASHDGKTDL; from the coding sequence ATGTCCGGTCCGAACAATTATTTACGTCTGTCCGACCTCACACGCGAGATCCGCGATGTGGTGCAGCAGCATTTCACCGGTCGCACGTATTGGATCGTAGCGGAAATTTCCGGGCATAAGTACTATCCGAATACCGGCCGCCATTACCTAAGCTTCGTCGAGAAGATCGGAGAAGGCGGAGCGGAGACGGCCAAGATCAAGGCGAAGGCCTGGAGCCAGGGGTCGGATCGCATCCGGGCTTTCGAACAATCGACCGGACAATCGTTCACCGACGGCATCCAGGTGCTGGTGCAGGTTTCCGTGGAGTATCACCTGGTACACGACCTTTCACTTACGATCCTTGATGTGGATCCGACCTTCACCCTGGGGGTGTTGGAGCGTCAGCGGAGAGAAACACTCGATCGGCTGGTACGCGACAATCCCGGCTATGTGGAAAAAGTGGGGGAGGAGTATGTCACCTACAACAAGCGCCTGGCATTGCGACCGGTGGTGCAACGCATCGCGCTGGTCGCTTCACCGAAGTCGGCGGGTTACGAGGATTTTCTGCATACCCTGCACGAGAACGAAGCGGGATATCGTTTCGCGATCGACTACTATTACACCAGCGTGCAGGGCGCGGAGGCGGAGGATGAACTGGTGCGTGCCTTGATCGACGTCTATCAGTCGAAGAAAGCGTACGATGCCGTGGTCATCATCCGGGGCGGAGGCGCGAAGACCGACTTCCTGGTGTTCGACACCTATCGCGTCAGTCAGGCGGTGGCACGGTTCCCGGTTCCGGTGATCACGGGCATCGGGCATCACCAGGATGTGAGCATCACCGACCGGATGGCGCATACACAGACCAAGACTCCGACCCAAGCTGCCGAGTTCATTCTCGCGCGTAACCGCAGTTTCGAGCAGTCGGTGCTGGAGCTGCAAGGCCAGTTGGTCATTCGTGCGCAGCAATTGCTGGCGGACCACCGCGAAGCACTGATCGAAACGCAATCGGGTATTCCTGCCCGTACGCGCGAGTACCTTTCGACCTGCAAGGACCTGTTGAGCGATCAGCGCGAGCAGATCACGGGCCTTGTCCGCGAGCGACTGCTGGGCGAAGAACGGGAGCTGAACGCGCTGGCATCCGGGTTAACCACAACACCACGGCTGCGCATCGCGGCGGAACTCCAGTCGGTGATGTTCCTGAAGGATACGCTGCCATCCATGCTGCGTCGGCGGATCCAGGATGAGGCCGAGCGGCTCGAGCATTTCGCTTCGCTTACACGGCTGGTGAGTCCGGCCAATATCCTGAAACGCGGATATGCCTTGCTGGAGCAGGAGGGGCGGGTTCTTTCCTCGGTCCGGCAGCTCGATCCGGACCGTCCCTTGCTTGTACGCACAGCCGAGGCCGACATCACCACACGCATTGAAACGATAGCATCCCACGATGGAAAAACTGACCTATGA
- the xseB gene encoding exodeoxyribonuclease VII small subunit → MEKLTYEQAFAELKAIAEAIEDETVAVDVLAEKVKRASYLIKFCQDKLRATESEVNTIIRQMEGKGGDPKE, encoded by the coding sequence ATGGAAAAACTGACCTATGAACAGGCGTTTGCCGAGCTGAAAGCGATCGCCGAAGCGATCGAAGACGAGACCGTCGCGGTCGACGTGCTGGCGGAGAAAGTCAAGCGCGCCAGCTACCTCATCAAGTTCTGCCAGGACAAACTGCGCGCCACGGAAAGCGAAGTGAATACGATCATCCGGCAGATGGAGGGGAAGGGTGGCGACCCGAAGGAGTGA
- a CDS encoding GNAT family N-acetyltransferase, translated as MGEIRYLQVGLEQVSWLVDSRVEFLTEYWGAKGQEETQQLRDELENFFRRELPAGTFVAWLAMDGDQWVGVGGMKLVDKPGGFRAMNGRSGYIMNMYTRSAWRKRGIATAILELLLEHGRQAGASYFELHATTDGAPVYERAGFVRHGEPTYRKFVQ; from the coding sequence ATGGGTGAGATCAGGTATTTGCAAGTCGGGTTGGAGCAGGTTTCTTGGCTGGTGGATTCGCGTGTTGAGTTTTTGACGGAGTATTGGGGAGCCAAAGGTCAAGAGGAAACGCAGCAGCTGCGGGACGAACTGGAAAATTTCTTTCGGCGTGAACTGCCGGCCGGGACCTTTGTGGCCTGGTTGGCTATGGACGGCGACCAATGGGTGGGCGTTGGCGGCATGAAGCTGGTCGATAAGCCCGGCGGGTTTCGCGCGATGAACGGCCGCAGCGGCTACATCATGAACATGTACACCCGAAGCGCCTGGCGTAAACGGGGAATTGCTACTGCGATCCTTGAGTTGTTGCTCGAACACGGCCGACAGGCGGGCGCGAGTTATTTCGAACTCCATGCCACCACCGATGGTGCTCCGGTGTATGAACGCGCGGGTTTCGTCAGGCATGGCGAACCTACGTACCGGAAGTTTGTGCAGTAA
- a CDS encoding T9SS type A sorting domain-containing protein: MPRSGFKLDFQYGYTLLFSLLLGGMTASAQTVLLDDFNRANNNTVGNGWNETETVAGTGATISGNNLRLASTTSGKDYVWRDVSTYYNTVLNTNTGTLTWAFNLRQSRTDPSGFDAGNFGIAFVLGASSSNFLSGSSGYAVVLGNSLSGDNLRLVRFASGMNTNAALTNVISPAIDYANQYMAVRVTYNPVGNAWTLEADTTNAGVFEDPVSGATYVSLGSASDATYTGVDLMYLGCLWNHNTAAGDAGLFDNIYVPSACSPSPEPTTQATNVTFTSIGAGAMTVNWTRGNGTFVIVIGRQGGAVTSTPTDGASYSASSTWGSGTLMAANEYVVYSGSGTSVNVTGLNASTSYSFSVFEFNGTGCTTNYLLTTPATGTQSTASCVLAAEPTVGASGVNTSHLLSNSVQLNWTRGNGTYCIVVCRALSAVTTPPIDGQSYTANAAYGLGSTTAPGEYIVYQGTGTSVVVTGIIPNTTYYFAVFEMNGSGCNSNYYVPAVLASANATTPAIGTYNWYYGNMHAHSDYSDGDMDNTCNGAGSATCCYSIGQTALNFNFMGISDHNHNEGPVMTPAKYASGLSEATAYTAANPTFIAFYGMEFGTISTGGHVTIYGINQLLGWNTGNYNVYVAKGDYNTVFNMVASTPGAFTTLCHPNNTDFGNILGSAYNATYDNAIVGCAVKNGPFSSTNITYSDPAPGNTVSFFNQMLAKGYHLGPTVDQDNHNSSTMGKSNQGRTVVLATALDKTSVNDAMLNMRFYATEDYNIRVTYTVNGNLPMGTIITQTINPTFNVNVTDPDGESVSQIRLMYGVPGSGSNPTALTTVSSASSLTYTHSFGTGTYYYYAEITQPDGNVTWTSPIWYTKIPQPLPIELLSFTGKVTDPGNRLEWVTATETNNDYFSLERSRDGLEFSTIARVDGAGNSSQPLHYQYLDTEAGDGLWYYRLRQNDFDGNFSYSDPVALRRGKLKDRFSVYPNPTAGRFTIGLTTNTYAEYEVNVFDALGEVVFSSFETARAAKEISLEHLPAGVYTLLLRCDGEQAAFKLVIER, translated from the coding sequence ATGCCTCGTTCAGGTTTCAAACTCGACTTTCAATACGGCTACACCCTGCTTTTTAGCTTGTTGCTCGGCGGGATGACCGCGAGCGCGCAAACCGTATTGCTCGACGACTTCAATCGGGCCAACAATAATACGGTTGGCAATGGCTGGAATGAGACCGAAACCGTTGCAGGTACCGGCGCTACCATCAGTGGCAATAACCTGCGATTAGCCAGTACCACTTCCGGAAAAGACTACGTTTGGCGCGATGTCAGTACCTATTATAATACGGTACTGAACACCAATACCGGAACACTGACCTGGGCGTTCAATCTGCGCCAGTCGCGAACGGATCCTAGCGGATTCGACGCGGGTAATTTCGGAATCGCGTTCGTCCTCGGGGCTTCTTCCAGTAACTTTCTAAGCGGTTCGAGCGGATACGCGGTGGTATTGGGTAACTCCTTGTCCGGCGACAACCTGCGCCTGGTGCGCTTCGCCAGCGGGATGAACACCAACGCCGCCCTAACCAACGTCATCTCACCGGCGATCGATTATGCCAACCAGTACATGGCGGTGCGGGTCACATATAACCCCGTAGGAAACGCCTGGACCCTGGAAGCCGATACCACGAACGCGGGCGTATTCGAGGATCCTGTCAGCGGAGCAACCTACGTTTCGCTCGGTTCCGCATCCGATGCCACCTATACCGGAGTCGATCTGATGTACCTGGGTTGCCTCTGGAATCACAACACCGCAGCGGGGGATGCCGGCCTGTTTGATAACATCTATGTTCCTTCCGCATGCAGTCCCAGTCCGGAGCCCACAACGCAAGCGACCAATGTGACCTTTACGTCGATCGGCGCCGGTGCGATGACCGTCAACTGGACGCGTGGTAACGGAACCTTCGTCATCGTGATCGGTCGACAGGGTGGGGCCGTCACCAGTACGCCAACTGACGGAGCTTCCTATTCCGCCAGCTCCACCTGGGGTTCAGGAACGCTCATGGCCGCGAACGAGTATGTGGTCTATAGCGGATCGGGAACGTCCGTGAATGTAACCGGACTCAATGCATCCACTTCGTATAGCTTCTCTGTTTTCGAATTCAACGGCACCGGTTGTACCACCAACTATCTGTTGACCACACCGGCAACGGGTACGCAATCCACGGCCAGTTGTGTGCTTGCCGCGGAGCCGACGGTCGGGGCTTCGGGCGTGAACACCTCGCATCTGCTTTCCAATTCCGTGCAGTTGAACTGGACGCGCGGCAACGGGACCTACTGTATCGTTGTGTGCCGGGCACTCAGCGCGGTGACGACCCCTCCGATCGACGGCCAGAGTTACACCGCGAATGCCGCGTACGGACTGGGATCAACGACCGCTCCGGGCGAGTACATCGTCTATCAGGGCACCGGTACCAGTGTCGTGGTCACCGGCATCATTCCCAACACCACCTACTATTTCGCCGTGTTCGAGATGAACGGCTCGGGTTGCAACTCGAACTATTACGTCCCCGCGGTGCTCGCTTCCGCCAACGCCACCACGCCGGCGATCGGAACCTACAACTGGTACTACGGTAACATGCATGCGCATTCGGATTATTCCGACGGTGACATGGACAACACCTGCAACGGCGCCGGCAGCGCGACCTGTTGTTACAGCATCGGGCAGACCGCGCTCAACTTCAATTTCATGGGCATCTCGGACCACAATCACAACGAAGGTCCTGTGATGACGCCCGCCAAATACGCCAGCGGCCTCTCGGAAGCCACGGCATATACCGCCGCCAATCCGACCTTCATCGCCTTCTACGGCATGGAGTTCGGTACGATATCTACGGGCGGACACGTCACCATCTACGGCATCAACCAATTGCTGGGTTGGAATACCGGTAATTACAATGTTTATGTAGCGAAAGGTGACTACAACACCGTGTTCAACATGGTGGCTTCGACCCCCGGCGCGTTTACCACGCTGTGTCACCCGAACAATACCGATTTCGGTAACATCCTGGGATCCGCCTACAACGCGACGTATGATAACGCGATCGTCGGTTGTGCGGTTAAGAACGGCCCGTTCTCCTCCACCAACATCACCTATTCGGATCCCGCCCCCGGTAACACCGTTTCCTTTTTCAACCAGATGCTGGCCAAGGGCTATCACCTGGGCCCGACGGTCGATCAGGACAATCACAATTCATCGACGATGGGCAAGTCGAACCAGGGCCGCACGGTGGTACTGGCTACCGCACTCGACAAGACTTCCGTCAATGATGCCATGCTGAACATGCGTTTCTACGCGACGGAAGATTACAACATCCGTGTCACGTATACGGTGAACGGCAACCTGCCGATGGGTACGATCATCACGCAGACGATCAACCCGACCTTCAACGTCAATGTCACAGATCCTGACGGCGAAAGCGTGTCGCAGATCCGCCTGATGTACGGCGTGCCGGGCAGCGGTTCCAACCCCACGGCACTCACCACCGTGAGCAGCGCGAGCTCGCTGACGTACACGCATAGCTTCGGCACCGGTACCTATTACTACTACGCGGAGATCACGCAACCGGATGGTAATGTCACCTGGACCTCGCCCATCTGGTACACCAAGATCCCGCAACCGCTTCCGATCGAATTGCTTTCGTTTACCGGAAAAGTCACCGATCCGGGTAATCGCCTGGAATGGGTAACGGCCACGGAAACCAACAACGACTACTTCTCCCTGGAGCGTAGCCGCGACGGCCTGGAGTTTTCAACGATCGCGCGCGTCGACGGAGCCGGCAATTCGAGCCAGCCCCTGCATTACCAATACCTCGATACCGAGGCCGGTGACGGACTGTGGTACTACCGCTTGCGCCAGAACGACTTTGATGGCAACTTTTCCTACAGCGATCCGGTGGCGTTGCGTCGTGGTAAGTTGAAAGACCGCTTTTCCGTTTATCCCAACCCGACAGCCGGTCGCTTCACCATCGGGCTGACGACGAATACGTACGCCGAGTATGAAGTGAACGTGTTCGACGCGCTCGGTGAAGTGGTGTTCAGCTCATTTGAAACCGCACGTGCCGCGAAGGAAATTTCTCTCGAGCACCTGCCGGCAGGCGTCTATACGCTGCTGTTGCGCTGCGACGGCGAGCAGGCCGCATTTAAGCTGGTGATCGAACGCTGA
- a CDS encoding carbohydrate kinase family protein: MATPFKGPVVCLGASLVDLTFRCDLEPVLHTSNPSQMHRSPGGVVRNIAHHLALLGTPVELLTVLGRDPDGYWLERQCRDAGIGMEHIAWAEETTGTFASVATPAGDLYIGAVTSDTDKLMTIDFMNERAQLIRSASVVIADCNLSVEALRWLMGFCAQHQVPLIVETVSIPKAKRLRDALPGKLLLVKPNREELAVFEKDQHVTPEEKIAHLHASGFRNVWLSRGADGSLFSDGSRMVPIPAPRVHVRDVNGAGDASLAGWVWAWLGDKDPLTCVHYGHAAAACLLEVYGAVRSDLSPALLEQRLP, encoded by the coding sequence ATGGCAACCCCGTTCAAGGGTCCGGTCGTCTGTCTTGGGGCATCCCTGGTCGACCTGACCTTCCGCTGCGACCTCGAGCCGGTCCTGCATACCTCGAATCCTTCCCAAATGCACCGGAGCCCGGGCGGCGTGGTGCGCAACATCGCCCATCACCTCGCCTTGCTGGGAACGCCGGTTGAATTGCTCACGGTACTCGGGCGGGATCCGGACGGCTACTGGCTCGAACGACAGTGTCGGGACGCGGGTATCGGTATGGAACACATCGCCTGGGCGGAAGAGACGACCGGAACCTTCGCGTCAGTCGCAACGCCAGCCGGCGATCTCTACATCGGAGCGGTGACATCCGATACTGACAAGCTGATGACCATCGATTTCATGAACGAACGTGCGCAGTTGATCCGTTCCGCTTCGGTGGTGATCGCCGACTGCAACCTGAGCGTCGAAGCGCTTCGCTGGCTTATGGGATTCTGCGCCCAGCACCAGGTTCCGTTGATCGTCGAGACCGTTTCGATTCCCAAAGCGAAACGCCTGCGGGATGCCTTACCCGGAAAACTACTTCTGGTAAAACCGAACCGCGAAGAACTCGCCGTCTTCGAAAAAGACCAACACGTCACCCCGGAGGAAAAGATCGCTCACCTGCATGCATCGGGTTTTCGAAATGTATGGCTGAGTCGTGGCGCAGACGGGTCGCTGTTCTCCGACGGCAGTCGTATGGTACCGATTCCGGCACCGCGTGTACATGTACGCGACGTGAACGGCGCCGGCGATGCTTCGCTGGCAGGCTGGGTGTGGGCCTGGCTCGGGGATAAAGACCCGCTGACTTGTGTTCACTATGGCCATGCCGCGGCAGCCTGCCTGCTCGAAGTGTATGGTGCTGTACGCAGCGACCTTTCACCTGCACTCCTTGAACAACGGCTTCCGTAA